DNA from Corynebacterium stationis:
TGCCCACTACCCACGCATGGGATCCGCAGACACGGTCCTAAGAATGGACGGAATAAAAATTCCGGAGTTGCTTGACGGAATCCTGCGACTACTGCCTTTGGATCACTATCACGAGTGGCAATACGCCCTCATGAAACCTGTCGGTGGGGATGAGCAGCCAACCATCTGGCAAACTTACCGCGCTATCATTGATGAACACGACCGGGGTCTTCCCCATCACTTCGAGCGCTTTGAATTCTATGAATATGCGAGACATTCTTTCATCACTGTTATCACAGGTGAGACTGCGCAATACGGCAATATTATTCTGCGCAAAGGAATCGTCAGAGAGTCTCCATAAATAATCATGGCCCCTCGAAACCGAAGAGAATTCGAAGGGCCCTGCCATTGCTGCAGAAAAACTAAAAGTCTCGGATTTCCACTAACGTGACTCCGAGACTTTTATTTGTACCCCGTACGGGATTTGAACCCGTGTTACCGCCGTGAGAGGGCGGCGTCCTAGGCCGCTAGACGAACGGGGCATTAGGACGTGATATTACTAATTTCTTAGCAGTAATCACTGCTGGCCTACCAGGACTCGAACCTAGAACGACGGTACCAGAAACCGCTGTGTTGCCAATTACACCATAGGCCATCATTGCTTTTCAGAACCGGCGTTCACCGCTCTGTGCAACGGTTAATAACTATATCCACTATACTGACCTAAGCCAAATCCCCAGCACAAAGGCAATTTCATGGCTGTAATTAGCTTCGTACTGGGGTTCATTTCCAAGCCTTAGAAGTTCGGCTTTGGGCTTTTATTGCGCTGGCTGCTCTGCTGCCTGAAAAGGCGTGACCGCGCGAGCGGCATTAAGACGTGCCAGGGTGGATTCCTTGCCCAGAAGGTCCATGGATTCAAACAGTGGTGGGGAAATTGCCGCGCCAGAGATAGCGACACGGAGGGCGCCGTAGGCCTTGCGTGGCTTCAGCTCCAAATCCTCGATAAGAGCCTTAGTAAGAGCCGCTTCGATGTTAGGAGTGTTCCACTCCTTTACTGCCTCTAGAGCGGTAATACCGGCCTCTAGTGGCTCAACTGCGTCTTCTTTCAGGTTCTTCTTCGCGGACTTTTCATCTAGGGTCAGTTCTTCGTCGGAGGTGACGAGGAACTTGAGAAGATCGTAGGCATCGGAAAGCACCTTGATGCGTGTTTGTACCAAGTCTGCTGCGATAGCGAACTTCTCCCCGTCGTAGTCTGCGGGAAAGTCGGTGTACTCGCTCAAATAGTTGCGCAGACGGAAAGCGAACTCTTCGGGGTCGAGCAGACGAATCTGGTCAGCGTTGATAGCCTCGAGCTTCTTCTGGTCAAAGCGCGCTGGGTTGCCCAAGACATCCTTGATATCAAAATTGGCAACCAAGTCATCAATAGAGAAGATATCTTCATCTGCAGATAGCGACCAGCCCAATAGCGAGAGGTAGTTGAGCATGCCCTCTGGGATGATGCCGCTATCGCGGTGGTTGAACAGGTTCGACTGTGGGTCACGCTTCGACAGCTTCTTATTGCCCTCCCCCATTACGAATGGCAGGTGGCCAAATTCTGGGGTGAAGTCGGTGACGCCAATCTGCTTGAGCGCTTCGTACATGGCTAGCTGACGTGGGGTGGATGACAGTAGGTCCTCACCGCGCAGGACGTGGGTGATCTGCATGAGAGCGTCATCGACTGGGTTAACAAGGGTGTACAGCGGTGCACCATTGGAACGCGCCACGACGTAGTCCGGCTGAGTTTCCGACTTGAATGTCATCTCACCACGTACGAGGTCGTTCCAGGACCAATCCTGTTCTGGCATGCGCAGGCGCCAGACTGGCTGGCGGCCTTCGGCTTCGAAAGCTGCAATCTGCTCGTCGGAAAGTTCGCGGTCATAGTTGTCATAACCGAGCTTTGGATCGCGGCCAGCTGCCTTGTGTCGCTCTTCTACCTCTTCGGCAGTCGAGTATGCCGGGTAGACCAGACCTGCCTCTTTGAGTTTTGCCAGGATATCCGCATAGATGTCCATCCGCTGTGACTGACGGTACGGCTCATGTGGACCGCCGACATCAACACCTTCATCCCAGCCCAGACCGAGCCAGGTCAAAGAATCTAAGATTGCTTGATAGGACTCCTCTGAGTCACGAGCTGCATCAGTATCTTCGATGCGAAAGACGAGCTTGCCACCAGTGTGGCGGGCATAAGCCCAGTTAAACAAGGCAGTTCGCACCATACCAACGTGCGGAGTACCGGTGGGCGACGGGCAAAAGCGTACGCGTACTTCTTGAGTCATACCGACAATGTTAGACCAACCAGTCCGGACGACTCCACAAAGGCAATGGCTTTGATTGGTGATTTTTGATTCCCGTTAAGGGACGTCAACGTGGAGATAGCTCCAAGTTAAAGGGACTTAATTTTATTAGTTAATAACCCACGAAGTATTGTGGTTGGTTATGTGTGCCCAACGCCCTTCTACCGCGCCTGATTTCCTGTTGTCTAGAACAACAGGTTCTGTGCGTACCCAGGGCTCGGTGCAAACCTACACGGACGTCGATAAAGCCATCGACGATATTGAGGCACAGCGCGTAGAAATGGTCGTCGGCGCACTGCCTTTCGACCTGGATAAACCCTCTGCTTTGACGGTTCCGAAGACGATTGTTCGTGAACCTGCGGCACTCGAACCCCCAGCGTATTTCCGGCAGCAGAATCTGACCTCAGAAATCTCTGGTGTCGATCCAGACATGCACGAGCATCTTCGCCGCGTGGAAGCTGCCGTTGCCACTATTAACGCGTCCCGTTTGGAAAAGGTCGTTCTAGCCCGCGCTGTCGATATTGAATTCAACGGCCCGGTTGACCCGATGCTCGTGGCAGCGCGCTTGATCAATTTATCGAATCACCGCGATGGCTTTGCCGCGGATCTGACCCCTGCCGGCTATGACGGCACTATGTTGGTGGGCGCTTCCCCTGAGGTGCTGGTGAAAAAGCGGGGTAACGTGGTCTCCGCCTACCCCCTGGCTGGCTCGGCTGCACGTAGCGCCGACCCCGAAGAAGACCGCCTCGCCGGTGAGCGCCTTCTGACTTCTGATAAAGACCTGCGCGAGCACGCCTTTGTCGTCGAACACCTCACTGAGATTCTGGCGCCGATGTGCGATACCTTTTACGCACCCAATACCCCGCAGCTGGTCCACACCAATGAGATGTGGCACCTGGGCACGCCCATTTCCGGCACCTTGAAAAAGCCCACCACCGCGCTGGAACTTGCCGTGCGCTGTCACCCCACCCCAGCTATTTGCGGCACCCCGACGGCTGCCGCGAAGTCCCTTATTTTCACTGCCGAAACAGACCGCGGTTTTTACTCCGGCGCCGTGGGCTGGTGTGACGCATCCGGCGACGGCGAATACATGGTTGCCATCCGCTGCGCCGAAGTAGCCGGTGACGGCCTTACTGCGCGGGCCTGGGCCGGCGGTGGCATCGTCGAAGACTCCGACCCCGAGGCGGAGCTCGCCGAGACCACCGCGAAGCTGCAGACCATCGTCCGCGCGATGGGTATCCAGAACTTCTAAGTTTTCTAGCCCTCGCAACAAATAGAACTGCTCCCACGACAATTGGTATCTGATTTCTCAGGCCAACTGGTGGGAGCACTATTTGTTAGGGGTGGGACTTAAGCGTTCTCGATTGGGTTGGCAAGGATGCCGACCTTCGGGATTTCCACCTCGATGCGGTCACCGTCGTACATTGGTGCGGTGCCTGCTGGGGAGCCGGTGGTAATGACGTCGCCTGGCAGCAGAGTCATGGACTGGGAGATCTCAGCGAGGATGCCACCCATCTTCACAATCATCTGATTCGTGTTGGAGTCCTGCTTTTGCTCACGCTTGCCCTCGTGGGTCAGGTAAGCGTTGATCTTGTGATCATCGAGGTCCAAGGCATTCAAGTCGGTCTGGATCCATGGGCCGATTGGGCAGAAAGTATCAATGCCCTTCGCGCGTGCCCACTGACCATCCTGGAACTGCAGGTCACGGGAGGAAACATCGTTGCAGATGGTAAAACCTAGTACGTGGTCTTGCCAGTTTTCAGGGTCGATGTTCTTGGAGACCTTGGAGATAACTACAGCCAGCTCGCCCTCGAATTCAACCTTGGTGGCAAAATCCGGGATCTTGATGGGAGCCTCAGGGCCGATAACGGCCGTGGATGGCTTGATAAAGATGGTTGGTGGCAAAGATTCTGCTGATTCTTTAAAGACCTCAGCAACGTGGTCAGCATAGTTACGGCCCAGTGCCACAACCTTGGTCGGCAGGGTTGGGGCAAGCAGTCGAACCTCGTTGAGCTTCCACTCACGGCCGGTTGGCTCTGGAGTGGTGTATGGGGTGCCAGCGATTTCTTTCGCTACAAGCTTATCGCTTTGTGGGTCGTCGCTGTCGCCTTCAATGATGGCAAAGCAGATTCCGTCGGGGTGTGCAATTCGTCCTAAACGCATATGTCAATGCTACTAAACAGTATCTTTGCACACTTGCAAAGGATAAGGCTAACTAGTTTACAGGCCGGTTAAGGCTCATATTCGCCCGGTGTTGCTAATTTTTAACAACGCTGGATTTGCAGATTTTTCTGCATATCCTTCAGCTTCTGCGGCGGACGATGCGCGGCCATGGCGAGGTAGAGTTCGGCGCACGCGATGGCATCGGTTAGCGCATTATGATTGCGGTAATTCGGCAGCCCGTACCGCGCGCGCACTCGGCTCAGCCGGAGGTCTTCCCCACGTGGAAAGGTACTCATGCGTTCCATGTGGCGGCGCTCTAGCGCGAAAGTGTCTACTACTTGCAGTTGTGGTTCTTTGCCCCAGAGCTTTTTACACGCGTGTGAATAAAAGGCGGTTTCAATCGGTGCGAAGTGTGCAAGCAATGCCTTGCCGTGCAGGGCCGCGGTGAGCATTTCTATTGCTTCTTCTAGCTCACAGCCTTGTTCCAAATCGCTATCGCGTAAGTGGTGAATGATTGCGGAGTCGCCAACATCCACGCCTTTAATCAGCACATAGTGCGCATCTTTGAGCTGCACGCGGTTATTGATGACCGGCACCCAGCCAATGGAAACAATTTCATGCTGCTTGGGCTTTAAACCGGTAGTTTCCATATCGACGGCGAGAAACTCCACCTCCTCGATGGGAGTATTCGGTTCTGGTGCTTCAATCTCGAACACGCGCCGCGGAGAGAGAAAATCAAATAAGGCCATGCTGTCATCTCTCCCCTACAAAATATTCCGGACAGGATACTTGGTGGCCAAAGCATTTTGCATGCTCTTAATAATGGAGAAAGCATCACGAAGGTTCTCGCGCTCCATGCCGGAAAGTTGTTTGGGGTCGATATGATAGTTCGGTTGCTGGCCAGAGCGAATCTGCGAGGCTTGATACTTCAAGGTGATAGAACGTAGGTAGTCGAAGGCATCGAGGAGGTCTTCGCTGCCGGCACGGCTGACAGTCTTGCCCGCGGATTGGCGCAGGCGCTCGCGGGTTTCTACGATGCTGTGTCCTGCAGAGAGTGAATACAGCCGCGCCATCTGCACGATAGCGGCTGTGCCGCCTTTCTTTATGTTTAAGGTATTGGCGTACTGCCCGCTACGCTCGACCACCAGGCCCTTAAAGAAGGTCAAAGGTGGTTCTCGGCGCGCGGCTAGTGATGCCAGGTGCGCGTGCATCCGCAGGGCGTTTTTGCCGTGCGCGACGGCGGATTGATGGACTTCGTTGCCTAGTTCTTGACTGCCGGCGATAACGCGGAAGTCAAAGAATATCTGCGCGTTGAGCAAAGCATCAGGTTCTGGTGCCCCGGTCCAATTGGCAAAGGTGCGCTCCCACTCGGTCACGGTCATACGCCACTGCGGGTTCATGGCCATCATGTCACCGGGGCACAGCACCTGCCCGGCACGATCAAGTCCCAGGCACACAAACTCGGTGAGCTTTTGGAAGTAGTCGTTGTGGATGGCGTGGTCGAAATCATCGCTAAGCACAAGTGCATTGTCCTGGTCTGAAGCTAAGACCATCTCCCTGCGGCCCTGGGAGCCCACGGCAACAAAAGCAAAGTCCACCGGGGGCTTGCCATATTTCTCTATCCCTAAGGTAAAAAGCCTGCGGGCTACGCCATCGGCAGCGATAGTGATCATGCCGGCGGTTTCTTCTGGTGCTGCCCCGCTTTCAATTAGTTGAGCAACTACCTTGGTGGTACGCGTAAAGGCATCGGCAAGCTCATCGATGGAGTTCTTGCGTGAGATATCCGCTGCGAGGAAGACTGGGTCATTGTGCAACAGGCGTGCGATATCGTTCTGCGTGACAATGCCTGTTACCCGGCCATCATCCACCACCGGCAAGTGGTGAATCTTGCGCTCGGACATGAGCATCAAAGCTTCCATGGCAAGTGCCTCTGAGCCGAGCGTTAACAGGTTGGTGGTCATCACTTCTGTGACCGGTCGGGAGGTATCTACTCCTTCGGCGACGACGCGCCCGCGCATATCGCGGTCAGTGATAATGCCAAGCAGTGCTTCGTTTTCAATCACCAGCAGTGAGGAGACGCTGTGCTCATCCATGCGCTGGGCGGCTTCGCGGATGCTGAGGTCCGGCGGGCACGACAGCGCCTTGGAAATTTTGACGTCATAGATATGCGTGCGCAGCACATTGGTGTTGGCACCTGCATTGGCAATTTCTTCTGCCGCGGCACGGATACGGCGTGACTGGGAGGAGTAAAAGCGCGCGATATCGGGGTTACGCTTAGATAGCTGGATGAAAACCTCGCGTGGCATTTCATACACCAAACTATCTTCGACCGCCTCCATGCGATAGCGCGAGGAATTCGTACCCACCAAGGTGGAATAGCCAAACGTTAGTCCTGGGTCGCGGCGGTCCAGCAGCACATTATCGGGGCCTAAGATATCTATCGCGCCGGAGCGGATGATGCGCAAGAAATTATTGGACTCTTCAAAGTCCAAAACAATTTCCCCACGTCGGACGTAGCGCACCGTTAGTGTGGGCGCTAGTGCTTCGAGCTCTGCTTCCGGAAGGTGCCGGAAGGGCTCGATGGACGCGAGGAAACCTGTAACCTCTTCTAATTCGACGCTCATGCGCCTTAGGTTACTGATAAGAAACGAACCATGGGCGTGGATCGACATCATAAGTTTGCGTGGGGTCAAACATTGGGGTGTCTTCGTCGATGAAATTCTTCCACGCCATGAAGTAATCAGAGCTTAGGTCCTGACGCATTGCATTCCAGGTATCGAACTTCTGCCCGGCATCACCGTGTCCATCTGCGTGCAGGATAAACGACAGCTCTGGGTAGTCAGTGCGAATCTGGTCCCTATCGCGCAGCATCTGCAGCTGGAATTGGTGCAGAATCAGTCCCTTTTGCGGCAGGTCATTATCTTGCACGAGCTGAGCAAGCCATTCGGAGACCTCATTGACCTCTTCGGCTTCCACGTGGCCCACATTGGTCATTGGCACTTCATCAGGGCCAATCTTCCACTCTGGATCCAGTGCTAAACCGACGTTAGGTTGTTTGAGCAGGTCCTCATACATCTTGGCCTGATCAATCAGGCGTGCACGGCCTGGCTGAAGGTCCAAGAAGGCGTAGCCACCGGCCTCGGTAATCGCATCAACATAAGGGCGCAACTCATCCGGTTGGGATTCATTGCTGTAATCGCCGTCATCGCCAGGCGAATCCGATGCCACCGTCGCGATGATTTCAAAAGCCGGGATAACTGGCCACTGCGTTAAGTCCTTGTACCTATCGGCGTATTCCTGCGCGAGTGCCGCAGCTTCTGCTGGGGGTTGCTCGCCCATGACACCTAAGGCAGGACCTGAAGGATGACCGTAGAGCGCCACCATGCGTCGGCCTGGGAATACGAGTCCACCGCCACCAGGCAGTTCACCATTGGCAGCGAGTTTCACCTGGGCATCGAATTCTTCCTGGTTGCCAAAGCCTTCGCCTAATGCGACGGCGTTGCCCTCAGCTACAGCAGCCATGGAATCTGAGGTCGCACGTGGGTCAGCAGCGGCTAGAACCTGCACTGGTGCGCCTGCCGCGCGTGCTGAGGCTACCTGTGCGACATTCGTGCCTGATGCCACGAGTACCTGCGGTGCAGCGTCATTGCCGTCATTAGGGCTTTCCTGCGCTGCTAGGTCCTCTAAGGAGCTTAGGGTTGCAGTCTCCTCACTCTCCTCTGGCTTGCTAATCTTTGCATCAGATTCGGCGAGCGCCGGGTCATCGTTTAAGTCGATGCCGTACTGCACGATCTCTTCGGGCGCTAGTTCCAGGATCTGTGCTTTGGCCTTTTCGCCGGCTTCGCCGTCGCCGATAATCAGCATGGGCGCGCCTGACTCAACCGCTGCCTGCGCTGCGGCATATTGGTCAGTTTCCTCAGGACCAGCGACCACTAACTGCTTGCTAGTGGGATCATTATCGCCAGCCTCGGCTGGGAAGAAATATTGCGCGGCATTAAACCCGGACGGGTCCGCATCCGATAAGGAAGTCGGCGCATCCACGGCGAAGCTAGGCGCCTTAGAGCTATCTTCCGAGGACGCGCTATTGCTCGTGCCATCGTTGTTCTCGCCGGAGGTAAAGACGCTACAAGACGCCACCATCAAGGCAGCGGATACAGAAGCCACCGCCATGCGGCCATAGCGGCGCAGTTTGCGACCATGTGGCTGCTCAGTAGCGTTGAGGGAATGGGAAGCTAAATTAGTGTTCATCAGTTACCAATGTTAGCCGTGTGGACCATCAACATGGGCAACACGACATAGCTAGGGGTAAGGATTAACCGCGCTATACCCCCTTTGACATCCTGATGCCTGCCATGAGTTTCGACAGAAACTATTGGCCTGGCTCTTTGAGCAAGCGGGCTTTTTCTTCATCGGAGATATGGCGTGATTGCCTATCGATTAAATAGCGGCGCGTAAAAATCCACGCGGCCGGCACCCCAACCAGCGCGAAAAGCGCCAGCGCATACCAAAGCACTTCGGCAACGCCGGTTTCCATGGTGACGGACAGAGCATAAATTCCCAGCGCCAAAAGGAAGCTGACAAGTGCCATCAGGAATAATTCGCCAACGCCGACTGTGGTGTGAAAGTGCAAAGTGCGCAGGCTCTTCTTATACCCAACCAACGCATCAGTGCTGTAGACAACGCCCTTATCGTCGTGGAAGTCGTGCTCGGCGCGCTCGAGTTCATCGAAAAGCTGTGCTGCCTCGCGTAATGCCTCAGCACGCTCTAATTCCTCTGCCACCGAAAAACGCGACAACAACGTGTACAACATTGCAATCGCTGAAACCACCAGACCTAAAAGTTCAATGACTTCAAGTGACATTTTTATACCTCCGACATGCAAAAATTCCCCGTGTGAGCATCACCTTAGACGCTCTCACGGGGAGTTCGCGGACTTATCGTCCTTGAACTAGTGCTAGCTAGGAGATTAAGACAATGCCTGGGCGATGCGGTCGCCAACCTCAACGGTGTTGACCTGCTCCTCACCACGGGATGAGACATCATCAGCGACAGCCTTCTCAATGCGCTGGGCATTGTCTTCATCACCTAAGTGGCGCAGCAACATCGCAGCGGACAAGATAGCTGCGGTTGGATCCGCAATACCCTGGCCAGCGATATCTGGTGCGGAGCCGTGTACGGGCTCAAACATCGAAGGGTTAGTACCGGTGGAGTCAATATTGCCCGAAGACGCCA
Protein-coding regions in this window:
- a CDS encoding exonuclease domain-containing protein, which encodes MALFDFLSPRRVFEIEAPEPNTPIEEVEFLAVDMETTGLKPKQHEIVSIGWVPVINNRVQLKDAHYVLIKGVDVGDSAIIHHLRDSDLEQGCELEEAIEMLTAALHGKALLAHFAPIETAFYSHACKKLWGKEPQLQVVDTFALERRHMERMSTFPRGEDLRLSRVRARYGLPNYRNHNALTDAIACAELYLAMAAHRPPQKLKDMQKNLQIQRC
- a CDS encoding DUF294 nucleotidyltransferase-like domain-containing protein, giving the protein MSVELEEVTGFLASIEPFRHLPEAELEALAPTLTVRYVRRGEIVLDFEESNNFLRIIRSGAIDILGPDNVLLDRRDPGLTFGYSTLVGTNSSRYRMEAVEDSLVYEMPREVFIQLSKRNPDIARFYSSQSRRIRAAAEEIANAGANTNVLRTHIYDVKISKALSCPPDLSIREAAQRMDEHSVSSLLVIENEALLGIITDRDMRGRVVAEGVDTSRPVTEVMTTNLLTLGSEALAMEALMLMSERKIHHLPVVDDGRVTGIVTQNDIARLLHNDPVFLAADISRKNSIDELADAFTRTTKVVAQLIESGAAPEETAGMITIAADGVARRLFTLGIEKYGKPPVDFAFVAVGSQGRREMVLASDQDNALVLSDDFDHAIHNDYFQKLTEFVCLGLDRAGQVLCPGDMMAMNPQWRMTVTEWERTFANWTGAPEPDALLNAQIFFDFRVIAGSQELGNEVHQSAVAHGKNALRMHAHLASLAARREPPLTFFKGLVVERSGQYANTLNIKKGGTAAIVQMARLYSLSAGHSIVETRERLRQSAGKTVSRAGSEDLLDAFDYLRSITLKYQASQIRSGQQPNYHIDPKQLSGMERENLRDAFSIIKSMQNALATKYPVRNIL
- the gltX gene encoding glutamate--tRNA ligase; protein product: MTQEVRVRFCPSPTGTPHVGMVRTALFNWAYARHTGGKLVFRIEDTDAARDSEESYQAILDSLTWLGLGWDEGVDVGGPHEPYRQSQRMDIYADILAKLKEAGLVYPAYSTAEEVEERHKAAGRDPKLGYDNYDRELSDEQIAAFEAEGRQPVWRLRMPEQDWSWNDLVRGEMTFKSETQPDYVVARSNGAPLYTLVNPVDDALMQITHVLRGEDLLSSTPRQLAMYEALKQIGVTDFTPEFGHLPFVMGEGNKKLSKRDPQSNLFNHRDSGIIPEGMLNYLSLLGWSLSADEDIFSIDDLVANFDIKDVLGNPARFDQKKLEAINADQIRLLDPEEFAFRLRNYLSEYTDFPADYDGEKFAIAADLVQTRIKVLSDAYDLLKFLVTSDEELTLDEKSAKKNLKEDAVEPLEAGITALEAVKEWNTPNIEAALTKALIEDLELKPRKAYGALRVAISGAAISPPLFESMDLLGKESTLARLNAARAVTPFQAAEQPAQ
- a CDS encoding fumarylacetoacetate hydrolase family protein, encoding MRLGRIAHPDGICFAIIEGDSDDPQSDKLVAKEIAGTPYTTPEPTGREWKLNEVRLLAPTLPTKVVALGRNYADHVAEVFKESAESLPPTIFIKPSTAVIGPEAPIKIPDFATKVEFEGELAVVISKVSKNIDPENWQDHVLGFTICNDVSSRDLQFQDGQWARAKGIDTFCPIGPWIQTDLNALDLDDHKINAYLTHEGKREQKQDSNTNQMIVKMGGILAEISQSMTLLPGDVITTGSPAGTAPMYDGDRIEVEIPKVGILANPIENA
- a CDS encoding cell wall-binding repeat-containing protein translates to MNTNLASHSLNATEQPHGRKLRRYGRMAVASVSAALMVASCSVFTSGENNDGTSNSASSEDSSKAPSFAVDAPTSLSDADPSGFNAAQYFFPAEAGDNDPTSKQLVVAGPEETDQYAAAQAAVESGAPMLIIGDGEAGEKAKAQILELAPEEIVQYGIDLNDDPALAESDAKISKPEESEETATLSSLEDLAAQESPNDGNDAAPQVLVASGTNVAQVASARAAGAPVQVLAAADPRATSDSMAAVAEGNAVALGEGFGNQEEFDAQVKLAANGELPGGGGLVFPGRRMVALYGHPSGPALGVMGEQPPAEAAALAQEYADRYKDLTQWPVIPAFEIIATVASDSPGDDGDYSNESQPDELRPYVDAITEAGGYAFLDLQPGRARLIDQAKMYEDLLKQPNVGLALDPEWKIGPDEVPMTNVGHVEAEEVNEVSEWLAQLVQDNDLPQKGLILHQFQLQMLRDRDQIRTDYPELSFILHADGHGDAGQKFDTWNAMRQDLSSDYFMAWKNFIDEDTPMFDPTQTYDVDPRPWFVSYQ
- a CDS encoding RbsD/FucU family protein, producing MLKNISPLVSPALLNALASMGHGDEITIADAHYPRMGSADTVLRMDGIKIPELLDGILRLLPLDHYHEWQYALMKPVGGDEQPTIWQTYRAIIDEHDRGLPHHFERFEFYEYARHSFITVITGETAQYGNIILRKGIVRESP
- a CDS encoding isochorismate synthase, coding for MCAQRPSTAPDFLLSRTTGSVRTQGSVQTYTDVDKAIDDIEAQRVEMVVGALPFDLDKPSALTVPKTIVREPAALEPPAYFRQQNLTSEISGVDPDMHEHLRRVEAAVATINASRLEKVVLARAVDIEFNGPVDPMLVAARLINLSNHRDGFAADLTPAGYDGTMLVGASPEVLVKKRGNVVSAYPLAGSAARSADPEEDRLAGERLLTSDKDLREHAFVVEHLTEILAPMCDTFYAPNTPQLVHTNEMWHLGTPISGTLKKPTTALELAVRCHPTPAICGTPTAAAKSLIFTAETDRGFYSGAVGWCDASGDGEYMVAIRCAEVAGDGLTARAWAGGGIVEDSDPEAELAETTAKLQTIVRAMGIQNF